The Hymenobacter sp. 5317J-9 genome has a window encoding:
- a CDS encoding MFS transporter, with protein MAAPTAAPTTSTSVKPRLSFWQIWNMSFGFLGIQFGFELQNSNVSRIFETLGASKDDLPLLWIAAPLTGLLVQPIIGYFSDRTWHPTWGRRRPFFFMGAVLAALALFFMPNSGSLLIAAGMLWVMDASINISMEPFRAFVGDLLPTSQRTTGFATQSFFIGVGSVIAAGLPWVFTNWFHIANTAPQGLIPPSVKYAFYAGGLALFLAVIYTVFTTREYPPADMAEFEREKAEGGVFDGLKQSFLGVFNMPKAMQQLAVVQLFTWFALFAMWIYSTNAITSNIYNMHVDNELFAKISQQVNAASATVQNVPAKSFFDLSKTTPAEQEAKKLAALRTDLAEINEFQPGTPDKVITTSLAGYALAGGQLTAAETSTLKRVQQQYNDGADWLGVCSSVRNGVAAVFAFLLPVLARRSSRRFTHMLCLVAGGLGLVSLLFVHNPHFLVVSMALVGIAWASILSMPYAMLAGALPANKMGYYMGVFNFFIVTPQIIASVGLGFLTRYLFHGNTLYALVLGGAGMIAGGLLSLRVQDNDDIHLPVEEEANILGYDAQAPANPQV; from the coding sequence ATGGCCGCTCCCACCGCCGCACCCACTACTAGCACCAGCGTCAAGCCCCGCCTCAGCTTCTGGCAAATCTGGAACATGAGCTTCGGCTTTCTCGGCATTCAGTTCGGTTTTGAACTGCAGAACTCCAACGTGAGCCGCATTTTTGAAACCCTTGGTGCCAGCAAAGACGACCTGCCACTGCTCTGGATTGCGGCCCCGCTCACGGGCTTGCTGGTACAGCCGATTATCGGCTACTTCTCCGACCGCACCTGGCATCCTACTTGGGGGCGGCGGCGGCCATTCTTCTTCATGGGAGCCGTGCTGGCAGCCCTGGCGCTGTTTTTTATGCCCAATTCGGGGTCGTTGCTGATAGCTGCCGGGATGCTGTGGGTGATGGATGCGAGCATCAACATATCAATGGAGCCGTTCCGGGCATTCGTGGGCGACCTGCTGCCCACCAGTCAGCGCACCACGGGCTTCGCTACCCAAAGCTTCTTTATCGGAGTCGGGTCGGTTATCGCGGCGGGGCTGCCCTGGGTATTCACCAACTGGTTTCACATTGCTAATACTGCGCCCCAAGGCCTCATTCCGCCATCGGTGAAGTACGCGTTTTATGCGGGTGGGCTGGCTCTATTTCTGGCCGTGATATACACCGTGTTCACCACGCGCGAGTATCCGCCGGCCGACATGGCCGAGTTTGAGCGCGAGAAAGCCGAAGGCGGCGTATTTGATGGCTTGAAGCAGTCGTTTTTGGGTGTATTCAACATGCCCAAGGCCATGCAGCAGTTGGCAGTGGTACAGCTTTTTACCTGGTTTGCACTGTTTGCGATGTGGATTTATTCCACCAATGCCATTACGAGCAACATCTACAACATGCACGTCGACAACGAGCTGTTTGCCAAGATTTCGCAGCAGGTGAATGCTGCCAGCGCTACGGTGCAGAATGTGCCAGCCAAGAGCTTTTTTGACTTGAGCAAAACCACTCCGGCGGAGCAGGAGGCTAAAAAGCTGGCAGCCCTGCGCACCGACCTGGCCGAAATCAACGAATTTCAGCCGGGCACACCCGACAAGGTCATTACCACCAGTTTAGCTGGCTATGCCCTGGCTGGTGGTCAACTCACGGCCGCCGAAACCTCCACGCTCAAGCGCGTGCAGCAGCAGTACAACGATGGGGCCGACTGGCTGGGCGTCTGCTCGTCGGTGCGCAACGGGGTGGCGGCCGTGTTTGCCTTCTTACTGCCCGTACTGGCTCGCCGCAGCAGCCGGCGTTTCACCCATATGCTTTGTCTGGTGGCTGGTGGATTAGGGCTGGTGTCGCTGCTGTTCGTGCACAACCCCCATTTTCTGGTTGTGTCGATGGCTCTGGTGGGCATTGCCTGGGCCAGCATCCTGTCCATGCCCTATGCCATGCTCGCGGGGGCCTTGCCAGCGAATAAAATGGGGTATTATATGGGGGTGTTCAACTTCTTCATCGTTACGCCGCAAATCATCGCCTCAGTAGGACTAGGTTTTTTAACCCGTTACCTGTTTCACGGCAATACGCTCTACGCGTTGGTTTTGGGCGGCGCCGGGATGATAGCGGGCGGTCTGCTTTCGCTGCGGGTCCAGGACAATGATGATATTCACTTACCTGTTGAAGAAGAAGCTAACATCTTGGGCTACGATGCCCAGGCCCCGGCTAATCCGCAGGTGTAA
- a CDS encoding SDR family oxidoreductase — protein MTDLTNQVAIVSGASRGIGKAIALLLALQGAKVVAVARSEQELEDLTHKTRGLCIVADIADEEDARHVVAETLRHYGRLDIVVCNAGVGSFNELEHFEAAEWDRIFDTNVKGTFLLCKAAVPHLKAQKRGHIVGITSDVARRTFAHGTAYGASKFAQDAVLASLRKEVRPHGVKVSTIYPGLVDTYFNDTKPGSADAEKTHLRPADVAQAVRYVLEAPTHVVVDELMLHPLTQEW, from the coding sequence ATGACCGACCTCACCAACCAAGTAGCCATTGTATCCGGCGCGAGCCGCGGCATTGGCAAAGCCATTGCGCTGCTCCTGGCCCTGCAGGGCGCCAAAGTGGTGGCCGTGGCCCGCAGCGAGCAGGAGCTGGAAGACCTGACCCACAAAACCCGGGGCCTGTGCATCGTGGCCGACATTGCCGACGAGGAAGACGCCCGGCACGTGGTGGCCGAAACCCTGCGTCACTACGGCCGCCTCGACATTGTGGTGTGCAACGCCGGCGTGGGCTCGTTCAACGAGCTGGAGCATTTCGAGGCCGCCGAGTGGGACCGGATATTCGACACCAACGTGAAAGGCACTTTCCTGCTCTGCAAGGCTGCCGTGCCCCACCTCAAGGCCCAGAAGCGCGGCCACATTGTGGGCATCACTTCTGACGTGGCCCGGCGCACCTTTGCCCACGGCACGGCCTATGGCGCCAGCAAGTTTGCCCAGGATGCCGTGCTGGCCAGCCTGCGCAAGGAAGTGCGCCCCCACGGCGTCAAGGTGAGCACCATCTACCCGGGCCTGGTCGACACCTATTTCAACGACACCAAGCCCGGCAGCGCGGACGCTGAGAAAACCCACCTGCGCCCCGCCGACGTGGCCCAGGCCGTGCGCTACGTGCTGGAAGCCCCCACCCACGTGGTGGTCGACGAGCTGATGCTGCACCCGCTCACGCAGGAGTGGTAG
- a CDS encoding NAD(P)/FAD-dependent oxidoreductase — MSSPSSPIIIIGAGMAGLACATWLHRAGRPVRVLEAGDAVGGRVRTDLTPEGFRLDRGFQVLQTNYPEARRLFDYGALKLRAFRSGAVIRLPNGQETTLENPLQRPLAAFSALSSPIGTLPDKLRILSLVRHVLKYKPEELLARPATDTLTFLQRYGWSEQMIDSFFKPFFGGVFLDRELTTASNFFEFVFQQFVTGEAAVPALGMQQLPEQLAARLPAGAVQLNAPVAAIVDGSQVRLTSGKVLNASAIVLATDGLTSLRLLAGRSGNPDDSISTEAASFPTAARITTCTYFATPGGHSPGRNDKLLRLNASSNALAHNVAFPADVSGDYAPAGRSLVSVSTHGERSLGEAELTAGLREELAAWFGPAARQWEHLRTYRIAAALPVYLAGQPVRQPLKLAENLFRCGDWAAYPSLNAALATGREVAEIIIKG, encoded by the coding sequence ATGAGTTCTCCCTCCTCACCCATCATCATTATCGGCGCTGGCATGGCCGGCCTGGCGTGCGCCACCTGGCTGCACCGCGCTGGCCGCCCGGTGCGGGTGCTCGAAGCCGGCGACGCCGTAGGCGGCCGCGTGCGCACCGACCTCACGCCCGAAGGCTTTCGGCTCGACCGCGGCTTTCAGGTGCTGCAAACCAACTACCCCGAGGCCCGGCGCCTGTTCGACTACGGCGCCCTCAAGCTGCGGGCGTTTCGGTCTGGGGCCGTCATCCGGCTGCCCAACGGCCAGGAAACCACCCTCGAAAACCCATTGCAGCGGCCGCTGGCAGCGTTTTCGGCTTTGTCGTCACCCATTGGCACGCTGCCTGATAAGCTGCGCATCCTCAGCCTGGTGCGCCACGTGCTGAAATACAAGCCCGAGGAACTGCTGGCCCGCCCGGCCACCGACACGCTCACGTTCTTGCAGCGTTATGGCTGGAGCGAGCAAATGATTGACTCGTTCTTCAAGCCGTTTTTTGGCGGGGTGTTTCTGGACCGGGAGCTGACCACGGCCAGCAACTTCTTTGAATTCGTGTTCCAGCAGTTCGTGACGGGCGAGGCCGCCGTGCCGGCGCTGGGCATGCAGCAGCTCCCCGAGCAGCTGGCGGCCCGCCTGCCCGCCGGTGCGGTGCAGCTCAACGCGCCGGTGGCGGCCATTGTCGATGGCTCGCAGGTGCGGCTCACTTCGGGCAAGGTGCTGAACGCAAGCGCCATTGTGCTGGCCACCGACGGCCTCACCAGCCTGCGCCTGCTGGCCGGCCGCAGCGGCAACCCCGACGATTCTATCAGCACCGAAGCAGCGAGCTTCCCCACGGCGGCGCGCATCACCACCTGCACCTATTTCGCCACGCCCGGCGGCCACTCGCCGGGCCGCAACGACAAGCTCCTGCGTCTCAACGCCTCTTCCAATGCCCTCGCGCACAACGTGGCCTTTCCGGCCGACGTGAGCGGCGACTATGCCCCGGCGGGGCGCTCGTTGGTTTCCGTGAGCACCCACGGCGAGCGCAGCCTGGGCGAGGCCGAGCTCACGGCCGGCCTGCGCGAAGAACTGGCCGCGTGGTTTGGCCCGGCGGCCCGGCAATGGGAGCATCTGCGCACCTACCGCATTGCGGCGGCGCTGCCGGTGTACCTGGCGGGCCAGCCCGTGCGCCAGCCCCTGAAGCTGGCCGAAAACCTCTTTCGCTGCGGCGATTGGGCCGCGTACCCCTCGCTCAACGCCGCCCTGGCTACCGGGCGCGAGGTGGCGGAGATAATTATCAAAGGATGA
- a CDS encoding alpha-amylase family glycosyl hydrolase has translation MKQLLLAGSLLALAAFALPNPPVAKKPTAQDPNTTAEVPQDNKLVIYQVMTRLFGNKVALNKPYGTITENGCGKFNDITDKALDEIKKLGVSHVWYTGVLEHATMTDYTSQGIPADDADVVKGRAGSPYAIKDYYDVAPDLAVTVKNRMPEYEALIKRTHDHGLKVLMDFIPNHVARSYKSDAKPQGVVDLGATDDKTKAFAPNNNFYYLPGKSFVVPPDYNPLGPGKGPREDGKYTETPARATGNDVFSEAPSVNDWFETIKLNYGVDYQNARKGYFAPVPDTWKKMRDILVFWAGKNVDGFRCDMAEMVPVEFWAWVIPEVKKVNPGIIFIAEAYNAKEYKTYLSTGKFDFLYDKVGLYDGLRRLMTGTGTTDDITKVWKEESNGFSSKMLRFLENHDEQRIASKDFATDPKRAVPAMTVTATLASGPVMLYMGQEVGEPAHGAEGFSSEDGRTSIFDYWGVPEHQKWMNQGKFDGGKLSPEQKDLRQFYARLLTVTSQSEALRKGRFYELQDANNLGKEYDQRRVYSYLRYTDKQQVLVVVNFSADKTYRPTITIPAEAMTAMGLSTKKFYTYTDLLDTDEPRNGLNLTLAPLSAYIFEIKPR, from the coding sequence ATGAAACAATTGTTGCTGGCTGGCAGCCTCCTTGCTTTGGCTGCATTCGCTTTGCCCAACCCGCCCGTGGCCAAAAAACCCACCGCCCAGGACCCCAACACCACCGCGGAAGTCCCCCAGGACAACAAGCTCGTCATCTACCAGGTGATGACGCGGCTGTTCGGCAACAAAGTGGCTTTGAATAAGCCCTACGGCACCATCACGGAGAACGGCTGCGGCAAGTTCAACGACATCACCGATAAGGCGCTTGACGAAATCAAGAAGCTGGGCGTGAGCCATGTGTGGTACACCGGCGTGCTCGAACACGCCACCATGACGGACTATACCTCGCAGGGCATCCCGGCCGACGACGCCGACGTGGTGAAGGGCCGCGCGGGCTCGCCCTACGCCATCAAGGACTACTACGACGTGGCCCCCGACCTGGCCGTGACGGTGAAAAACCGTATGCCCGAGTACGAGGCTCTCATCAAGCGCACCCACGACCACGGCCTGAAAGTGCTGATGGACTTTATTCCGAACCACGTGGCCCGTTCCTACAAGTCGGACGCCAAGCCGCAGGGCGTGGTGGACCTGGGCGCGACGGACGACAAAACCAAAGCTTTCGCCCCCAACAACAACTTCTACTACCTGCCCGGCAAGAGCTTCGTGGTGCCGCCCGATTACAACCCGCTGGGCCCCGGCAAAGGCCCGCGCGAAGACGGCAAGTACACCGAAACACCCGCCCGCGCCACCGGAAACGACGTTTTCTCGGAAGCGCCCAGCGTGAACGACTGGTTCGAGACCATCAAGCTGAACTACGGCGTCGACTACCAGAACGCCCGCAAAGGCTACTTCGCTCCCGTGCCCGACACCTGGAAGAAGATGCGCGACATCCTGGTGTTCTGGGCCGGCAAAAACGTGGACGGCTTCCGCTGCGACATGGCCGAAATGGTGCCCGTGGAGTTCTGGGCCTGGGTAATTCCGGAGGTTAAAAAGGTGAACCCGGGCATCATTTTCATTGCCGAAGCCTACAACGCCAAGGAGTATAAAACCTACCTCTCCACCGGCAAATTCGACTTTCTCTACGACAAGGTGGGCCTCTACGACGGCCTGCGCCGGCTCATGACGGGCACCGGTACCACCGACGACATCACCAAAGTGTGGAAGGAGGAAAGCAACGGCTTCTCGTCCAAAATGCTGCGCTTTCTGGAAAACCACGACGAGCAGCGCATTGCTTCCAAAGACTTCGCCACCGACCCCAAGCGCGCCGTGCCGGCCATGACCGTGACGGCCACCCTGGCCAGCGGGCCGGTGATGCTCTACATGGGCCAGGAGGTGGGCGAGCCCGCCCACGGCGCCGAAGGCTTCAGCAGCGAAGACGGCCGCACCAGCATCTTCGACTACTGGGGCGTGCCCGAGCACCAGAAATGGATGAACCAGGGCAAGTTTGATGGCGGCAAGCTCAGCCCCGAGCAGAAAGACCTGCGCCAGTTCTACGCCCGCCTGCTCACCGTGACGAGCCAGAGCGAGGCCCTGCGCAAAGGCCGCTTCTACGAACTGCAGGACGCCAACAACCTCGGCAAGGAGTACGACCAGCGCCGCGTCTACTCTTACCTGCGCTACACTGATAAGCAGCAGGTGCTGGTGGTGGTCAATTTCTCGGCCGACAAAACCTACCGCCCCACCATCACCATCCCCGCCGAGGCGATGACGGCCATGGGCCTGAGCACCAAAAAATTCTACACCTACACCGACCTGCTCGACACCGACGAACCGCGCAACGGCCTCAACCTGACGCTGGCCCCGCTGTCGGCGTACATTTTCGAGATAAAGCCGCGCTAA
- a CDS encoding alpha-amylase family glycosyl hydrolase gives MKLTHLLLAAASALAASSPALAKAGPPTTAVAKPAAGVRIDPTYWWVGMKNPKLQLLVHAPGVGASAASLATYAGVSLEGTQKLENPNYLVVNLNITPAAKPGQLKLTFKGAKTLNYSYELRARNTDPQRTQGLTQADFIYMLMPDRFANGDPKNDVVKGTRAPRVARDSMYARHGGDLKGIATHFDYFKQLGATAIWPTPVIENDMPKASYHGYAMTDCYKIDPRYGTNAEYQQFVKDAHAQGLKVVQDIVLNHWGSYHHLFLDKPAADWFHAFPTFTRSNYNAFALNDPHGSKRDYQLFNDGWFDTTMPDVNQSNPLVSTYVIQNFLWWVESTGIDGYRIDTYPYSDPQFLMAFGKAIGDEYPKLAQFGEAWEGTEAEQAFYAQNILPPVNGFKSNLPGVLDFQISFAISDALKTENGDLSKLYHALQADWLYVDATRNVPFLDNHDMSRFYSVIGEDFNKFKTGIAWLLTLRGTPQLYYGTEVLMKNFSNPDGKVREDFPGGWAGDKLNYFASRPGQAGEAFDYVSKLANYRKTHPVLSSGKLMQFIPQDGVYTYFRYNDAGECVMIIANNTKDEKKVDGMRFAERTDGFSSGMEVVSGATISDLKTLNVPPHTAWVVELRK, from the coding sequence ATGAAACTCACTCATTTGCTACTGGCCGCGGCGTCCGCGTTGGCCGCCTCGTCTCCTGCGTTGGCCAAAGCCGGCCCGCCGACCACCGCCGTTGCCAAACCTGCGGCCGGCGTTCGCATCGACCCTACTTACTGGTGGGTGGGCATGAAAAACCCCAAGCTGCAGTTGCTGGTGCACGCGCCGGGCGTGGGCGCCAGCGCCGCCAGCCTGGCCACGTATGCCGGCGTGAGCCTGGAAGGCACCCAGAAGCTGGAGAACCCCAACTACCTGGTGGTCAATCTCAACATTACCCCCGCTGCCAAGCCAGGCCAGCTCAAGCTCACTTTCAAAGGGGCCAAAACGCTGAACTACAGCTATGAGTTGCGCGCCCGCAATACGGACCCGCAGCGCACCCAGGGCCTCACGCAGGCCGACTTCATTTACATGTTGATGCCGGACCGTTTTGCGAACGGCGACCCGAAGAACGACGTGGTGAAGGGCACCCGCGCCCCCCGCGTGGCCCGCGACTCGATGTACGCCCGCCACGGCGGCGACCTGAAGGGCATTGCCACCCATTTCGATTACTTCAAGCAGCTGGGCGCTACGGCCATCTGGCCCACGCCGGTCATCGAAAACGACATGCCCAAGGCTAGCTACCACGGCTACGCCATGACGGACTGCTACAAGATTGACCCGCGTTACGGCACCAACGCCGAGTACCAGCAATTTGTGAAGGACGCCCACGCCCAGGGCCTGAAAGTGGTGCAGGACATCGTGCTGAACCATTGGGGCAGCTACCACCACTTGTTCCTCGACAAGCCGGCGGCCGACTGGTTCCACGCCTTCCCCACCTTCACGCGCAGCAACTACAACGCTTTCGCCCTCAACGACCCACACGGCTCGAAGCGCGACTACCAGCTGTTCAACGACGGCTGGTTTGATACGACCATGCCCGACGTGAACCAGAGCAACCCGCTGGTTTCCACCTACGTGATTCAGAACTTTCTGTGGTGGGTGGAGTCGACGGGCATCGACGGCTACCGCATTGATACTTACCCCTATTCCGACCCGCAGTTTCTCATGGCGTTTGGTAAAGCCATTGGGGACGAATATCCTAAGCTGGCACAGTTTGGCGAAGCCTGGGAAGGCACCGAGGCCGAGCAGGCCTTCTACGCCCAGAACATCCTGCCGCCCGTGAACGGCTTCAAGTCAAACCTGCCTGGCGTGCTCGATTTTCAAATCAGCTTCGCCATTTCTGATGCCTTGAAAACCGAAAACGGCGACCTGAGCAAGCTCTACCACGCCCTGCAGGCCGACTGGCTGTACGTGGACGCCACGCGCAACGTGCCGTTTCTGGACAACCACGACATGAGCCGCTTCTACTCGGTGATTGGCGAGGACTTCAACAAGTTCAAGACGGGCATTGCCTGGCTGCTCACGCTGCGCGGCACGCCGCAGCTCTACTACGGCACCGAGGTGCTGATGAAAAACTTCTCGAACCCCGACGGCAAGGTGCGCGAGGACTTTCCGGGCGGCTGGGCCGGTGATAAGCTGAACTACTTTGCGTCGCGGCCGGGCCAGGCCGGCGAGGCCTTCGACTACGTGAGCAAGCTGGCTAACTACCGCAAAACGCACCCGGTGCTGAGCAGCGGCAAGCTGATGCAGTTTATCCCGCAGGATGGCGTGTACACGTATTTCCGCTACAACGACGCGGGTGAGTGCGTGATGATTATCGCCAACAACACCAAGGATGAGAAGAAAGTGGACGGCATGCGCTTCGCGGAACGGACGGACGGCTTCTCGTCCGGGATGGAGGTGGTGAGCGGAGCGACGATTTCAGATTTGAAGACGCTGAACGTGCCGCCGCACACGGCCTGGGTGGTGGAGCTGCGGAAATAG
- a CDS encoding DUF3365 domain-containing protein, which yields MSTTRLGAMLVLAALGACRPDQVEHLKDTKRIGIETANWEVKRIMPKELLKSARWAGDSLTATADTLLRQTLARELAAGGVARAAAFCRPETYRSVDSLAKVLKATARRVSPRPRNPASQGILSAASMVTDTTRTVTRESQEVFFYQRPVVLNNALCLRCHGEVGKDISKADYALIQQQFPKDQATGYRLGHPMGAWQLSLRRDGVAEFWTMKTRKKWKEHKMPKLF from the coding sequence TTGTCAACCACTCGCCTCGGGGCCATGCTCGTGCTGGCCGCCCTGGGGGCCTGCCGCCCCGACCAGGTAGAGCACCTCAAGGACACCAAGCGCATTGGCATCGAAACCGCCAACTGGGAGGTGAAGCGCATCATGCCCAAGGAACTGCTGAAGTCGGCGCGCTGGGCCGGCGACTCCCTCACCGCCACCGCCGACACGCTCCTGCGCCAAACCCTGGCCCGAGAACTGGCCGCGGGCGGCGTGGCCCGCGCCGCCGCCTTCTGCCGGCCCGAAACCTACCGTTCGGTCGATTCATTGGCCAAGGTGCTGAAGGCCACCGCCCGCCGGGTGAGCCCGCGCCCGCGTAATCCGGCCAGCCAGGGCATATTATCGGCCGCAAGCATGGTCACGGACACCACGCGCACGGTCACACGCGAGTCGCAGGAGGTGTTTTTTTACCAGCGCCCTGTTGTGCTGAACAACGCCTTGTGCCTGCGCTGCCATGGCGAAGTGGGCAAGGACATTTCAAAGGCCGATTACGCCCTTATTCAGCAGCAGTTTCCGAAGGACCAGGCCACCGGCTACCGCCTGGGACATCCCATGGGCGCCTGGCAGCTCAGCCTGCGCCGCGACGGCGTGGCCGAATTCTGGACCATGAAAACGCGCAAAAAGTGGAAGGAGCACAAAATGCCCAAGCTGTTTTGA
- a CDS encoding PA2169 family four-helix-bundle protein encodes MAENSKLADTLNELTLFVNDRIEGYQTAAHETKDPQNQAYYQQLVAQSEQFVRDLNDFAQAAGGDAESSTTLKGKFYRGFMDAKALVTNRSEASILDSNIYGEEWAIKAYTEALESAELTGAARQAVERQHQASQATLRKLQQLKGVASVS; translated from the coding sequence ATGGCCGAAAACTCCAAACTAGCTGACACCCTCAACGAACTCACCCTGTTCGTAAACGACCGCATCGAGGGCTACCAAACCGCCGCCCACGAAACCAAAGACCCACAAAACCAGGCCTACTACCAGCAGCTGGTAGCGCAGAGCGAGCAGTTCGTACGCGACCTGAACGATTTTGCCCAAGCCGCCGGCGGCGACGCCGAAAGCAGCACCACGCTCAAAGGCAAGTTCTACCGCGGCTTCATGGATGCCAAAGCCCTTGTCACCAACCGCAGCGAGGCCAGCATTCTGGATTCCAACATCTACGGCGAAGAATGGGCCATCAAGGCCTACACCGAAGCCTTGGAGTCGGCCGAGCTCACCGGCGCCGCCCGCCAGGCTGTGGAGCGCCAGCACCAGGCCTCGCAGGCCACCCTGCGCAAGCTGCAGCAGCTCAAAGGCGTGGCCAGTGTGAGCTAA
- a CDS encoding homoserine kinase, which produces MPDSVLVHSPATLSNLGCGFDVLGLALEAPYDAVRVTLSATPGVRIQHLDPYNLPTDPAHNVAGVALLAMLQAAPDAVGFDVEITKGIKPGSGVGSSAASAVGAVVGANALLHNRFSKMELVDFAMEGEAVASGARHADNIAPAVFGGFTVVRAVTPAIDIVALQSPPLWVAVVHPQIEVKTSDSRKVLPTDVPLKLATRQWANVAGLVSGFLTADYDLIGRSLDDYIVEPARLPLIPGLAEARRRALAAGAIGGGISGSGPSIFMLNKTAATAQTVGTAMGEVFAELGIEFHVYVGPVATQGARVVSA; this is translated from the coding sequence ATGCCTGATTCCGTTCTCGTTCATTCCCCCGCCACCCTTTCTAACCTTGGCTGTGGCTTCGATGTACTGGGCCTCGCCCTTGAGGCTCCTTACGATGCCGTGCGCGTCACGCTGAGTGCCACGCCCGGCGTCCGCATCCAGCACCTCGACCCCTATAACCTGCCCACCGACCCCGCGCACAACGTGGCGGGCGTGGCTTTGCTGGCCATGCTGCAAGCCGCGCCCGATGCCGTGGGCTTCGACGTGGAAATTACCAAAGGCATCAAGCCGGGCAGCGGCGTGGGCAGCAGCGCCGCCAGCGCCGTGGGCGCCGTGGTGGGCGCCAATGCGCTGCTGCATAACCGCTTCAGCAAAATGGAGCTGGTTGATTTTGCCATGGAAGGGGAGGCCGTGGCCTCGGGCGCGCGGCACGCCGACAACATTGCGCCGGCCGTGTTCGGCGGCTTCACGGTGGTGCGGGCCGTGACGCCGGCCATCGACATTGTCGCTTTGCAGTCGCCGCCGCTGTGGGTGGCCGTGGTGCACCCCCAGATTGAAGTCAAAACCAGCGACTCGCGCAAAGTGCTGCCCACCGACGTGCCCCTGAAGCTGGCCACACGCCAATGGGCCAACGTGGCGGGCTTGGTGTCGGGTTTCCTAACGGCTGATTATGACCTGATAGGCCGCTCGCTGGACGATTACATCGTGGAGCCGGCCCGCCTGCCGCTCATTCCCGGTCTGGCCGAGGCCCGCCGGCGGGCCTTGGCCGCCGGGGCCATCGGCGGGGGCATATCGGGCTCGGGCCCGTCCATCTTCATGCTGAATAAGACGGCGGCAACGGCGCAAACGGTAGGCACGGCCATGGGCGAGGTGTTCGCCGAACTTGGGATTGAATTCCACGTCTATGTAGGGCCGGTGGCCACGCAGGGCGCGCGGGTCGTTTCAGCCTAA
- the thrC gene encoding threonine synthase — protein sequence MKYYSLRHQSPRVDFRTATVTGQAPDGGLYFPETIPKFLPGFLRELRTLSKATVALNVMQPYVGDAIPPADLLRICAEAVDFDFPLVPVTEGVAALELFHGPTLAFKDVGARFMSRCLGYFAQRGDTPPVTVLVATSGDTGGAVASGFLGVPGVEVVILYPSGKVSPVQEQQLTTLGQNITALEVQGTFDDCQALVKQAFQDAELSKRRFLTSANSINVARWLPQQLYYCFAAQQWPEGAAPPVVSVPSGNFGNICAGLLARASGLPLGHFIAACNANEPVPAYLRTGTFAPRPAVPTFSNAMDVGNPSNFARILELFDNDLGKMRAALGADTVSDDDTVAAIRQVWNEKGYLLDPHGAVAYTALRRYQAENAGAAGMILATAHPVKFPTVVEPILGQPIQLPEVVQALQGRAKRSVPLAVDYEELKAFLS from the coding sequence ATGAAATACTACAGCCTCCGCCACCAGTCGCCGCGGGTTGATTTTCGCACGGCCACGGTTACCGGCCAGGCGCCGGACGGCGGCCTGTATTTCCCCGAAACCATCCCGAAGTTCCTGCCGGGCTTCCTGCGCGAGCTGCGCACCCTGAGCAAAGCCACGGTGGCCCTGAACGTGATGCAGCCCTACGTGGGCGACGCCATTCCGCCCGCCGATTTGCTCCGCATCTGCGCCGAGGCGGTTGATTTCGACTTTCCGTTGGTGCCCGTGACGGAGGGTGTGGCGGCGCTGGAGCTGTTTCACGGGCCCACGTTGGCGTTCAAGGACGTGGGGGCGCGGTTTATGAGCCGCTGCCTGGGCTACTTCGCGCAGCGCGGCGACACCCCGCCCGTGACCGTGCTGGTGGCCACTTCCGGCGATACCGGCGGGGCCGTGGCCAGCGGCTTTCTGGGCGTGCCGGGGGTGGAGGTTGTCATTCTCTACCCTTCGGGCAAGGTGAGCCCGGTGCAGGAGCAGCAGCTCACCACCCTGGGCCAGAACATCACGGCGCTGGAAGTGCAGGGCACCTTCGACGATTGCCAGGCGCTGGTGAAGCAGGCGTTTCAGGACGCAGAGCTGAGCAAGCGGCGCTTCCTCACGTCGGCCAACAGCATCAACGTGGCGCGCTGGCTGCCGCAGCAGCTCTATTACTGCTTTGCCGCGCAGCAATGGCCAGAGGGCGCCGCGCCGCCGGTGGTTTCGGTGCCCAGTGGCAACTTTGGCAACATCTGCGCCGGGCTGCTGGCGCGGGCGTCGGGGCTGCCGCTGGGGCATTTCATTGCGGCCTGCAACGCCAACGAGCCCGTGCCGGCCTACCTGCGCACCGGCACCTTTGCGCCGCGCCCGGCCGTGCCCACTTTTTCCAACGCCATGGACGTGGGCAACCCCAGCAACTTTGCCCGCATTCTGGAGCTGTTCGATAACGACCTGGGCAAGATGCGCGCCGCGCTGGGCGCCGATACGGTGAGTGACGACGACACCGTGGCCGCCATTCGGCAGGTGTGGAACGAAAAAGGCTACCTGCTCGACCCGCACGGCGCGGTGGCCTACACGGCCTTGCGCCGCTACCAGGCCGAAAACGCTGGGGCTGCGGGCATGATTCTGGCCACGGCCCACCCCGTGAAATTCCCAACCGTGGTGGAGCCCATTCTGGGCCAGCCCATTCAGCTGCCCGAGGTGGTGCAGGCCCTGCAGGGCCGCGCCAAACGAAGCGTGCCCCTGGCGGTTGACTACGAAGAACTGAAAGCTTTCTTGTCTTAG